In Primulina eburnea isolate SZY01 chromosome 14, ASM2296580v1, whole genome shotgun sequence, the following proteins share a genomic window:
- the LOC140812243 gene encoding transcription factor bHLH130-like isoform X1, with protein sequence MSRNRSGSISSSSFLFPNNSSDIKNMSAEREFLRSKESMVSDLFGNQQNPEQCCGLARYRTAPGSFLATLLESTADNNSGTGDDSEALFSAFMDNGRSMKQEIGGDLGYVGSYSVGMETQAQKLNNNGSNLARQTSSPAGFFSGLGSMGGVGNYRVQNHAEPNSSRGVNNQINFSSSPSSTSRFMPTIPENCNETIVARSSEDKRSGHSSHIIDSREYEPWNDSSFNGLKRTRDGDLKMFSGFNGLENQNEETRKKSPRLVHHLSLPNTSTSTAEMQKFLHFQQDTVPCQIRAKRGFATHPRSIAERMRRTRISEKMKKLQDLFPNMDKQTNTSDMLDLAVEYIKDLQKQVKTLTDTRARCICSRGT encoded by the exons ATGAGCAGAAACCGCAGTGGCAGTATCAGTAGCAGTAGCTTTCTTTTCCCGAACAACAGCAGCGATATCAAGAATATGTCAGCCGAGAGGGAATTCTTGAGGAGCAAAGAATCGATGGTGTCGGATTTGTTTGGGAATCAGCAAAATCCAGAGCAGTGTTGTGGGTTAGCGAGGTATCGAACTGCTCCGGGTTCGTTTCTCGCGACCCTTCTGGAATCCACTGCGGACAATAACAGTGGTACTGGGGATGATTCTGAAGCTCTGTTTTCTGCTTTCATGGATAACGGGCGTTCGATGAAGCAGGAGATTGGCGGGGATTTGGGCTATGTGGGATCTTATTCTGTGGGAATGGAAACTCAAGCTCAAAAGCTGAATAATAATGGCTCAAATCTTGCTAGGCAAACGAGTTCTCCTGCTGGATTTTTCTCTG GATTAGGTTCAATGGGAGGGGTGGGAAATTACAGAGTCCAAAATCACGCAGAACCCAATTCGTCAAGAGGTGTGAACAATCAAATCAACTTTTCATCCTCCCCATCTTCAACCTCAAGATTCATGCCCACTATACCAGAGAACTGCAATGAGACTATAGTCGCGCGTAGCTCCGAGGACAAGCGGTCGGGACACAGTTCTCACATTATTGACAGCAGAGAATACGAGCCGTGGAACGATTCCTCTTTCAATGGCTTGAAAAGAACTCGAGATGGTGATTTGAAGATGTTTTCTGGTTTCAATGGATTGGAAAATCAG aATGAGGAAACTAGGAAGAAGTCTCCACGTTTAGTTCATCATTTGAGCTTGCCAAATACATCTACTAGTACGGCCGAAATGCAAAAGTTCTTGCACTTTCAACAAGACACCGTCCCTTGTCAAATCCGGGCCAAACGAGGTTTTGCCACTCATCCAAGAAGTATAGCCGAACGG ATGAGACGGACCAGAATAAGTGAAAAAATGAAGAAGCTgcaagatcttttcccaaatatGGACAAG CAAACAAATACATCGGATATGCTAGACCTGGCAGTTGAGTACATTAAAGACTTGCAAAAACAAGTCAAG ACACTCACGGATACGAGGGCTAGGTGCATCTGTTCACGAGGAACGTAA
- the LOC140812243 gene encoding transcription factor bHLH130-like isoform X2: MSRNRSGSISSSSFLFPNNSSDIKNMSAEREFLRSKESMVSDLFGNQQNPEQCCGLARYRTAPGSFLATLLESTADNNSGTGDDSEALFSAFMDNGRSMKQEIGGDLGYVGSYSVGMETQAQKLNNNGSNLARQTSSPAGFFSGLGSMGGVGNYRVQNHAEPNSSRGVNNQINFSSSPSSTSRFMPTIPENCNETIVARSSEDKRSGHSSHIIDSREYEPWNDSSFNGLKRTRDGDLKMFSGFNGLENQNEETRKKSPRLVHHLSLPNTSTSTAEMQKFLHFQQDTVPCQIRAKRGFATHPRSIAERMRRTRISEKMKKLQDLFPNMDK, from the exons ATGAGCAGAAACCGCAGTGGCAGTATCAGTAGCAGTAGCTTTCTTTTCCCGAACAACAGCAGCGATATCAAGAATATGTCAGCCGAGAGGGAATTCTTGAGGAGCAAAGAATCGATGGTGTCGGATTTGTTTGGGAATCAGCAAAATCCAGAGCAGTGTTGTGGGTTAGCGAGGTATCGAACTGCTCCGGGTTCGTTTCTCGCGACCCTTCTGGAATCCACTGCGGACAATAACAGTGGTACTGGGGATGATTCTGAAGCTCTGTTTTCTGCTTTCATGGATAACGGGCGTTCGATGAAGCAGGAGATTGGCGGGGATTTGGGCTATGTGGGATCTTATTCTGTGGGAATGGAAACTCAAGCTCAAAAGCTGAATAATAATGGCTCAAATCTTGCTAGGCAAACGAGTTCTCCTGCTGGATTTTTCTCTG GATTAGGTTCAATGGGAGGGGTGGGAAATTACAGAGTCCAAAATCACGCAGAACCCAATTCGTCAAGAGGTGTGAACAATCAAATCAACTTTTCATCCTCCCCATCTTCAACCTCAAGATTCATGCCCACTATACCAGAGAACTGCAATGAGACTATAGTCGCGCGTAGCTCCGAGGACAAGCGGTCGGGACACAGTTCTCACATTATTGACAGCAGAGAATACGAGCCGTGGAACGATTCCTCTTTCAATGGCTTGAAAAGAACTCGAGATGGTGATTTGAAGATGTTTTCTGGTTTCAATGGATTGGAAAATCAG aATGAGGAAACTAGGAAGAAGTCTCCACGTTTAGTTCATCATTTGAGCTTGCCAAATACATCTACTAGTACGGCCGAAATGCAAAAGTTCTTGCACTTTCAACAAGACACCGTCCCTTGTCAAATCCGGGCCAAACGAGGTTTTGCCACTCATCCAAGAAGTATAGCCGAACGG ATGAGACGGACCAGAATAAGTGAAAAAATGAAGAAGCTgcaagatcttttcccaaatatGGACAAG TGA